One genomic region from Sparus aurata chromosome 15, fSpaAur1.1, whole genome shotgun sequence encodes:
- the LOC115596364 gene encoding collagen alpha-1(IX) chain, translating to MPAYKAMLVFAALFVLLEQAQCQKLPSFDLLEEFRVPESRGVRRVDGSQPEAVAYRVNPSIHLRKTMSDVYPDGLPSDYSVIATFKVTKDAAKKSWDLWQVSDPKGREQVGLRFQGDTRSLDFFYTSPRGSQMLRTFHGAKKLFDGEWHKLALSVKGSQVKLLIDCEEVSAESIDEPRPVIHRGYTSIVKRAARDRSVSVDLQQMEVSCDPEQAYSEGCCELSGVCGGYAEIGLTAGKASCKCMHGQPGIQGPPGPKGHTGLPGNPGDAGRQGNWGIRGNTGDYGNIGESGPKGEEGIKGEKGMRGLWGQVGDRGPKGLKGLQGAAGFKGVRGPPGDIGETGNLGEVGAKGEQGYEGIPGYQGVKGAQGTTGAEGKAGPRGKQGIVGDPGERGTSGEKGQPGIPGPGGRAGTIGPKGIIGDPGLTGRDGDLGIEAYQGPQGLSGKLGRSGTKGEKGTLGPAGEMGPQGRTGPRGYKGSAGKPGRPGFIGPPGPTGHVGVPGKPGSKGDTGIQGIQGAGGAEGEKGVKGPKGKVGGRGGQGPQGGRGKRGPAGPPGRSGPVGVKGVRGEGGPDGFQGPSGPPGPTLPAEHVIEVCKAVFREQMSAFANSVKRTCAAVCPLYGDVPMGAPGPPGQKGSQGPPGDPGNDGVVGEVGLPGFYGEAGEQGRQGETGDRGEQGDKGAKGYGLPGHTGDQGSQGQRGRLGRAFNGQPGKQGERGHVGRPGLRGHAGLRGPPGVCVTSGCADPNPTSGTTQPAPRRLRNRP from the exons ATGCCGGCCTACAAAGCGATGCTGGTGTTTGCAGCACTCTTTGTCCTTTTGGAACAGGCCCAATGTCAAAAGTTGCCAA GTTTTGATCTGCTGGAGGAGTTTCGTGTGCCTGAGTCGAGGGGAGTGAGGAGGGTGGACGGCTCTCAACCTGAGGCGGTGGCCTACCGGGTCAACCCCTCTATTCATCTGCGGAAGACCATGAG TGATGTGTACCCAGACGGACTGCCCTCCGACTACTCCGTCATTGCAACCTTCAAGGTGACCAAAGACGCGGCAAAGAAATCCTGGGACCTGTGGCAGGTCAGTGACCCCAAGGGACGAGAGCAAGTCGGCCTGCGCTTCCAGGGTGACACGCGCTCTTTAGACTTCTTCTACACCAGCCCCCGAGGGAGCCAGATGCTGAGGACCTTCCATGGCGCGAAAAAGCTGTTTGACGGAGAGTGGCACAAGTTGGCGCTGAGTGTGAAGGGCAGCCAGGTGAAGCTGCTGATAGACTGTGAAGAGGTCAGTGCAGAGTCCATCGACGAGCCGAGGCCGGTCATCCATCGAGGGTACACGTCCATCGTCAAGCGGGCGGCACGAGATCGCTCTGTGTCT GTGGACCTCCAGCAGATGGAGGTGTCATGTGACCCAGAGCAGGCTTATTCCGAGGGCTGCTGTGAGCTCTCTGGTGTG TGTGGAGGGTATGCTGAGATCGGTCTGACAGCTGGAAAAGCATCTTGTAAATGTATGCATGGGCAACCTGGCATCCAGGGACCTCCGGGGCCAAAG GGTCACACAGGTCTTCCGGGAAATCCTGGAGACGCAGGAAGACAAGGAAACTGG GGGATCAGGGGAAACACGGGAGACTACGGCAACATCGGCGAGTCAGGCCCGAAG GGTGAAGAAGGAATCAAAGGGGAGAAAGGAATGAGAGGACTCTGGGGCCAAGTG GGAGACAGAGGTCCTAAAGGGCTCAAAGGATTACAAGGGGCGGCAGGCTTCAAG GGAGTACGTGGACCACCTGGAGACATCGGGGAGACTGGGAATCTGGGAGAAGTT GGTGCTAAAGGCGAACAAGGATATGAAGGGATTCCCGGGTATCAAGGAGTTAAG GGAGCACAAGGGACCACTGGTGCAGAAGGGAAGGCTGGGCCCAGAGGAAAGCAG GGAATCGTGGGAGATCCTGGAGAGAGGGGAACCTCCGGAGAAAAGGGGCAGCCC GGGATCCCAGGGCCTGGTGGCAGAGCTGGCACCATTGGACCGAAG GGCATTATTGGAGATCCGGGCTTAACAGGCAGAGATGGTGATCTCGGAATAGAG GCTTATCAAGGACCGCAAGGTCTCAGTGGGAAACTCGGACGAAGTGGAACAAAG GGAGAGAAAGGCACCCTCGGGCCCGCAGGAGAAATGGGTCCCCAGGGCCGAACT GGCCCAAGAGGTTACAAGGGCTCTGCAGGGAAGCCAGGAAGACCTGGATTTATCGGCCCACCAGGACCTACT GGACACGTGGGTGTGCCTGGAAAACCAGGGTCCAAG GGTGACACAGGAATCCAGGGAATTCAAGGAGCCGGAGGTGCAGAG gggGAAAAAGGAGTAAAGGGCCCAAAAGGAAAG GTTGGAGGCAGGGGTGGGCAGGGTCCTCAGGGAGGACGGGGGAAGCGCGGCCCGGCCGGCCCACCTGGACGCTCGGGCCCTGTCGGAGTCAAGGGGGTTCGAGGTGAAGGAGGACCAGATGGCTTTCAGGGGCCCTCGGGTCCACCA GGCCCGACGCTGCCTGCTGAACACGTGATCGAGGTTTGTAAGGCGGTGTTTCGGGAGCAGATGTCCGCCTTTGCCAACTCAGTAAAGAGGACGTGTGCTGCAGTTTGTCCTCTCTACGGGGACGTGCCTATGGGTGCCCCTGGTCCCCCCGGACAGAAAGGATCCCAAGGACCTCCT GGCGACCCTGGTAATGATGGTGTTGTTGGAGAAGTGGGCCTGCCGGGATTCTACGGAGAAGCCGGAGAACAGGGCCGCCAAGGAGAAACAG GTGACAGAGGCGAGCAGGGTGATAAAGGGGCCAAGGGTTACGGCCTGCCTGGCCACACTGGAGACCAGGGATCTCAGG GTCAGCGTGGACGTCTCGGCAGAGCCTTTAACGGCCAGCCAGGGAAGCAAGGTGAAAGGGGCCATGTCGGCCGGCCTGGACTCAGAGGCCATGCAGGTCTCAGAGGACCTCCAGGTGTTTGTGTCACCTCTGGGTGCGCTGATCCGAACCCCACCAGTGGGACTACTCAGCCGGCACCGCGGAGGTTGAGGAATCGCCCGTAG